A genomic segment from Polyangium mundeleinium encodes:
- a CDS encoding RNA polymerase sigma factor, with product MSASVLGRSRPGPDEAAVVASPLDLDRARRAGAGEPAAQAWLAMELLPSVRRIARAFLQSPADADDVAQLALLAILRSAATYRGEASLATWGRRIAVRTALKYVRARRQHEALIAGDESAADDVPASSPGRHAEALPRHVRAYLDELPEAQREVIILHVALEHTVDEVAEMTEASRDTVKSRLRLGIEALRKQVRQDIAVGRRRSA from the coding sequence ATGAGCGCGAGCGTCCTCGGGCGGTCACGCCCCGGCCCTGACGAGGCCGCGGTCGTGGCCTCGCCCCTGGATCTCGATCGGGCTCGCCGTGCCGGCGCGGGCGAGCCCGCCGCCCAGGCGTGGCTCGCCATGGAGCTGCTCCCGAGCGTCCGGCGGATCGCGCGGGCTTTCCTGCAGAGCCCCGCCGACGCGGACGACGTCGCCCAGCTCGCGCTGCTCGCGATCCTGAGGAGCGCCGCGACCTACCGCGGCGAGGCCAGCCTCGCGACGTGGGGGCGGCGCATCGCCGTGAGGACCGCGCTCAAGTACGTCCGCGCGCGGCGGCAGCACGAGGCCTTGATCGCGGGGGACGAGTCGGCCGCCGACGACGTGCCCGCTTCATCGCCCGGCCGTCACGCCGAGGCCCTCCCTCGCCATGTGCGCGCGTACCTGGACGAGCTGCCCGAGGCGCAGCGCGAGGTGATCATCCTCCACGTCGCGCTGGAGCACACGGTGGACGAGGTCGCCGAGATGACGGAGGCGAGCCGCGACACCGTGAAGAGCCGGCTGCGCCTCGGGATCGAGGCGCTGCGAAAGCAGGTCCGGCAGGATATCGCCGTCGGCCGCAGGAGGTCCGCATGA
- a CDS encoding tetratricopeptide repeat protein encodes MKPMKHASDEERWISLVAARGRGQSLTPEEAEFLRHQEEAEPELADEAALWAEIGRLGSPRGEGAELDDGVMASRVLAKLQEERAPSSAEPFPEPRPRPLTRPMTRRGVAGLAATLAFAAALGAFAATWMNTHFGGPERPIEGIDAGPPPPAQTTAPPKPVEVVAPMPSSVEAPAASVAEAPAASVVEAPVPAAPPRAADQDGRRGKVSAGSSADELLGEAQAALAAGRTRDAITTYQTLLARYPESTEARAALVSLGRLSLAGGNAGSALGFFDRYLASGGGALAIEARYGRIQALQQLGRAGEAQAAIDDFLARHGDSVFATRLREQRKGH; translated from the coding sequence ATGAAGCCGATGAAGCATGCCTCGGACGAGGAGCGCTGGATCTCCCTCGTCGCGGCCCGGGGCCGTGGGCAGTCGCTCACGCCCGAGGAGGCCGAGTTCCTCCGTCATCAGGAAGAGGCCGAGCCGGAGCTCGCCGACGAAGCGGCGCTGTGGGCCGAGATCGGCCGACTCGGGTCGCCGCGCGGGGAAGGCGCCGAGCTCGACGACGGCGTGATGGCCTCACGGGTCCTCGCGAAGCTCCAGGAGGAGCGCGCCCCGTCGTCCGCAGAGCCCTTTCCGGAGCCGCGCCCGCGACCCCTCACGCGACCCATGACGAGGCGCGGGGTCGCGGGGCTTGCCGCCACGCTCGCCTTCGCGGCGGCGCTGGGCGCCTTCGCGGCGACGTGGATGAACACGCACTTCGGGGGGCCGGAGCGCCCGATCGAGGGCATCGACGCCGGGCCACCTCCGCCTGCGCAAACGACCGCGCCGCCGAAGCCCGTCGAGGTCGTCGCGCCGATGCCTTCCTCGGTCGAGGCGCCCGCCGCGAGCGTCGCCGAAGCGCCCGCCGCGAGCGTCGTCGAGGCGCCCGTCCCGGCGGCCCCGCCTCGGGCGGCGGATCAGGACGGCAGGCGCGGCAAGGTGAGCGCGGGCTCGAGCGCTGACGAGCTCCTGGGCGAAGCGCAGGCCGCGCTCGCCGCGGGCCGGACCCGAGACGCGATCACGACCTACCAAACGCTGCTCGCGCGTTACCCGGAGAGTACCGAGGCGCGCGCCGCGCTGGTGTCCCTCGGACGCCTCTCGCTCGCGGGCGGCAACGCGGGCTCCGCGCTCGGCTTTTTCGATCGCTACCTGGCGAGCGGGGGCGGCGCGCTCGCGATCGAGGCCCGCTACGGCCGCATCCAGGCGCTCCAGCAGCTCGGGCGCGCCGGCGAGGCGCAGGCCGCGATCGACGACTTCCTCGCCCGCCACGGCGACAGCGTCTTCGCGACCCGGCTGCGCGAGCAGCGCAAAGGGCATTAG
- a CDS encoding PAN domain-containing protein: MFNKFTMPGIFALALGSSLAACGAEEPGLEDTENVGQDAQELQSFIAPFRDGSTMRGSPTDWDHNHGKASCAPGEVVSGISVYSGDHQGRNALCKQGDAAKFTGTVAATLLLDNAADQRRASRLGDWAPGFYKLECGSGEYVSGVSENATQFQGDNKFHGVQCAQGAGFTEDTTCTVRIFDLGDDRGDSTIVDWDQYAYKGECAINEHVAGVSVSPATGAPHSLLCCQSSGPAPTMLPGQTFWGTGAFTEFVAQTATECYTPCLEDASCTGGTFNPHKQQCWLRTGSAAIGGGIPSDYAFTVSSSLGDAYAQSLMHAGRTFWGTGPLHEFTTTSAAACYQACIHNGSCTGGTFNPHKQQCWLRTGNADVGAGLVSDSAFVISAGRRDEALQALVTKFAPRLRFDGSAPNYPMSAQVFYDAAVAKPQTGRVDNTDIASLSAGTIPTYTQATVCGAQVRIQYWFFYGHQPSCDGVSGAHSGDWERIMVTLREDRSQIAAVTYWTHGYYYTRLVERGHVPIEDSTHPVVFAGKNSHASFYNQGGVGEVCWPAWGEWRNNSNGAHIDTWNNLVSLAANAEPWMSHDRKGDFEYWGDDGVSTHPTQAWPSCNMPAASWKTGLETWEHTDCEYGDTEALETCWTSGWDSYTKAWTIGVTDRGLIKPN, from the coding sequence ATGTTCAACAAATTCACGATGCCGGGGATCTTCGCATTGGCGCTGGGTTCGTCGCTCGCCGCGTGTGGCGCCGAGGAGCCGGGCCTGGAGGACACCGAGAACGTCGGACAGGATGCCCAAGAGCTCCAGTCCTTCATCGCGCCGTTCCGGGACGGGTCGACGATGCGCGGCAGCCCCACGGACTGGGATCACAACCACGGCAAGGCCTCGTGCGCCCCCGGCGAGGTGGTGAGCGGCATCAGCGTATACTCCGGGGATCACCAGGGCCGGAACGCGCTCTGCAAGCAGGGCGATGCCGCGAAATTCACGGGGACCGTGGCGGCGACGCTGCTGCTCGACAACGCCGCGGACCAGCGCCGGGCGTCGCGCCTCGGCGACTGGGCGCCCGGGTTCTACAAGCTCGAGTGCGGTTCCGGCGAGTACGTGAGCGGCGTCAGCGAGAACGCCACGCAGTTCCAGGGCGACAACAAGTTCCACGGGGTCCAGTGCGCGCAGGGGGCGGGGTTCACCGAGGACACGACCTGCACCGTGCGGATCTTCGATCTTGGCGACGATCGCGGAGACTCGACGATCGTGGATTGGGACCAATACGCGTACAAGGGCGAGTGCGCAATCAACGAGCACGTGGCCGGCGTCAGCGTGTCGCCAGCGACGGGCGCCCCGCATTCGCTCCTGTGCTGTCAGAGCTCCGGGCCCGCGCCCACGATGTTGCCCGGCCAGACGTTCTGGGGGACGGGCGCGTTCACGGAGTTCGTCGCGCAGACGGCGACGGAGTGTTACACCCCCTGCCTCGAAGACGCGTCGTGCACGGGCGGCACCTTCAACCCGCACAAGCAGCAATGCTGGCTCCGCACGGGGAGCGCGGCCATCGGCGGCGGGATCCCGTCGGACTATGCGTTCACGGTGTCGTCGAGCCTGGGCGACGCGTACGCCCAGTCGCTGATGCACGCGGGCCGGACCTTCTGGGGGACGGGGCCGCTCCACGAGTTCACCACGACGAGCGCGGCGGCATGTTATCAGGCCTGTATCCATAACGGGTCCTGCACGGGCGGCACCTTCAACCCGCACAAGCAGCAATGCTGGCTCCGCACGGGGAACGCGGACGTCGGCGCCGGGCTTGTGTCGGACAGCGCATTCGTGATCAGCGCCGGCAGGCGCGACGAGGCGTTGCAAGCGTTGGTGACCAAGTTCGCGCCGCGGCTGCGTTTTGATGGATCAGCCCCCAACTACCCCATGTCCGCGCAGGTGTTCTACGACGCGGCCGTCGCCAAGCCGCAGACGGGTCGGGTCGACAACACCGACATCGCCTCCCTGTCCGCGGGTACCATCCCGACGTATACCCAGGCCACCGTCTGCGGCGCGCAGGTGCGGATCCAATACTGGTTCTTCTACGGCCACCAGCCGAGCTGCGACGGGGTTTCCGGCGCCCACAGCGGCGACTGGGAGAGGATCATGGTGACCTTGCGCGAGGATCGGAGCCAAATCGCGGCCGTCACCTACTGGACGCACGGCTACTACTACACGCGGCTCGTGGAGCGCGGCCATGTCCCCATCGAAGACAGCACCCACCCCGTCGTCTTCGCGGGAAAGAACTCGCACGCGAGTTTCTACAACCAGGGTGGGGTTGGTGAGGTCTGCTGGCCTGCCTGGGGCGAATGGCGCAACAACTCCAACGGCGCTCACATCGACACGTGGAACAACCTCGTCAGCCTCGCCGCGAACGCCGAGCCCTGGATGAGCCATGACCGGAAGGGCGACTTCGAGTACTGGGGTGACGACGGCGTGAGCACCCACCCGACCCAGGCCTGGCCGAGCTGCAACATGCCCGCGGCCTCGTGGAAGACCGGTCTGGAGACCTGGGAGCACACCGATTGCGAGTACGGGGACACGGAGGCGTTGGAGACCTGCTGGACCAGCGGTTGGGACTCGTACACCAAAGCCTGGACCATCGGCGTCACCGACCGAGGCCTCATCAAGCCGAACTGA